A genomic window from Agrobacterium tumefaciens includes:
- a CDS encoding linear amide C-N hydrolase, with translation MRPKTLPFFSACTAAILSVATLATSVAEACTRFVYLGENDQVMTARSMDWKTDVGTNIWVFPRGMERSGEAGPNSIKWTSKYGSVIASGYDISTTDGMNEAGLAANVLWLVESSYPAYDGKSPGLSIAAWAQYALDNFATVDEAVSALEKNPFTIVTDNVPGEERLATLHLSLSDATGDSAIIEYIDGKQVIHHGRQYQVMTNSPTFDHQLALNEYWKQIGGTVMLPGTNRASDRFARASFYANAIPKSENPVEAIASVFSVIRNVSVPYGITTPDQPNISSTRWRTVIDHKRKLYFFESALTPNIFWIDMTKLDLSKETGAVKKLDLGPNQINIYSGMANESLKDTKPFKFLGL, from the coding sequence ATGCGCCCCAAGACCCTTCCGTTTTTTTCCGCCTGCACTGCCGCGATATTGTCTGTCGCCACGCTTGCCACATCGGTTGCCGAAGCCTGCACGCGCTTCGTTTATCTGGGCGAAAATGATCAGGTGATGACGGCGCGGTCGATGGACTGGAAAACGGATGTGGGAACCAATATCTGGGTCTTCCCCCGCGGCATGGAGCGCTCCGGCGAGGCAGGTCCGAATTCGATCAAATGGACCTCGAAATACGGCAGCGTCATTGCGTCGGGTTATGATATTTCGACGACCGACGGCATGAATGAGGCAGGCCTTGCAGCAAACGTTCTCTGGCTGGTGGAGTCGAGCTATCCCGCTTATGACGGAAAATCGCCGGGCCTGTCCATCGCCGCCTGGGCGCAATATGCGCTCGACAATTTCGCAACCGTGGACGAGGCCGTCAGCGCACTCGAGAAAAACCCCTTCACCATCGTCACCGACAATGTCCCCGGTGAAGAACGTCTGGCGACCTTACACCTCTCCCTTTCGGACGCGACGGGTGACAGCGCGATCATCGAATATATCGACGGCAAACAGGTTATCCATCACGGCCGTCAATATCAGGTCATGACCAATTCGCCGACCTTCGATCACCAGCTGGCGCTCAACGAATATTGGAAGCAGATTGGCGGTACCGTCATGTTGCCGGGCACCAACCGCGCATCGGACAGGTTTGCCCGGGCCTCATTCTATGCCAATGCCATTCCCAAGAGCGAAAATCCGGTCGAGGCCATAGCCAGCGTCTTCAGCGTCATCCGCAATGTCTCAGTTCCCTATGGTATCACCACGCCGGACCAGCCGAATATTTCCTCTACCCGCTGGCGCACGGTGATAGACCACAAGCGCAAGCTCTATTTCTTCGAGTCCGCGCTCACGCCGAATATCTTCTGGATCGACATGACGAAACTCGATCTTTCGAAAGAGACCGGTGCCGTCAAGAAACTCGACCTCGGGCCCAATCAAATCAACATCTATTCAGGCATGGCGAACGAAAGCTTGAAGGACACCAAGCCTTTCAAGTTTCTCGGGCTTTAG
- a CDS encoding dihydrofolate reductase — translation MAVIRGYIAASLDGRIVSGDGSLDWLYKYDDMDLGEHDYRRFIKGIRTVVMGRATYDFIASEQSPWAYGDQRVIVVTSRPIEEPKGPLEVRSDVGSLMEELRALDDGDVWILGGGKLQMAFLERGALDEIEIYLIPEILGSGEPLFPLTGHRASPTLVSAKEIEKGCVRLHYRFS, via the coding sequence ATGGCAGTCATTCGCGGGTATATCGCGGCGAGCCTGGACGGCCGGATCGTTTCTGGAGACGGCTCGCTCGACTGGCTCTACAAATATGATGATATGGACCTTGGCGAACACGATTACCGACGTTTTATCAAGGGAATTCGAACCGTTGTCATGGGGCGTGCGACCTATGATTTCATTGCCAGCGAACAGTCACCCTGGGCTTATGGAGATCAACGCGTCATCGTCGTCACCTCGAGGCCGATCGAGGAGCCCAAGGGACCTCTGGAGGTGCGCAGCGATGTGGGCTCTTTGATGGAGGAACTGCGCGCTCTCGATGATGGCGATGTCTGGATCCTGGGCGGCGGAAAGCTGCAGATGGCCTTTTTGGAGCGCGGCGCACTGGATGAAATCGAGATTTACCTAATTCCGGAAATCCTCGGCTCAGGCGAACCTCTTTTCCCGCTTACAGGTCACCGCGCAAGCCCCACTCTTGTCAGCGCAAAGGAAATCGAAAAGGGCTGCGTTCGATTGCACTATCGCTTCTCGTGA
- a CDS encoding TetR/AcrR family transcriptional regulator: protein MPRHKSISDDQVLDALLPLMLQIGPDGLTFAAAAKACGLSAATLVQRYGKREDLVETVLLRAWDKLQAETETADEQEPLTPQGAIALLMRLMTSEAAEQNASDGLLLLREDIRNPKLRARGALWGHTLAHALGRRLARDEERALRLGWQMAAVWQGAHTWWAFVRGEDAGTAIRRALEEWVATVNASKR from the coding sequence ATGCCAAGACACAAGTCTATTTCAGATGATCAGGTGCTGGACGCACTGCTGCCCCTCATGTTGCAGATAGGCCCTGACGGGCTGACTTTTGCCGCAGCTGCAAAGGCCTGCGGCCTATCTGCGGCCACCCTGGTGCAGCGTTACGGCAAGCGCGAAGACCTTGTCGAAACCGTGCTTCTGCGCGCCTGGGACAAGCTGCAGGCGGAAACGGAAACGGCCGATGAGCAGGAACCCTTGACGCCGCAGGGCGCCATAGCCCTTCTCATGCGCCTCATGACCTCTGAAGCCGCAGAACAAAACGCCAGTGACGGACTGCTGCTGCTCAGAGAAGACATTCGCAATCCGAAGCTGCGGGCGAGAGGTGCCCTCTGGGGACACACCCTTGCCCACGCGCTTGGCCGCCGCCTTGCCCGCGACGAGGAGAGAGCATTGCGGCTGGGGTGGCAGATGGCCGCCGTTTGGCAAGGCGCACATACATGGTGGGCATTTGTCCGCGGGGAAGATGCGGGCACGGCAATCCGCAGGGCGCTCGAAGAATGGGTCGCCACCGTCAACGCAAGCAAGCGGTAA
- a CDS encoding superoxide dismutase, with translation MAFQLPDLPYAHDALAPAGMSEETLKFHHDLHHKAYVDNLNKAISGTEWENRSLEEIVRGTYEKGAVAQSGIFNNASQHWNHNIFWEIMGPKNHAIPKVLEDALTQSFGSVALFKQNFALAGASQFGSGWAWLVVDTDGTLKITRTENGVNPLCFGQKALLGCDVWEHSYYIDFRNKRPAYLENFLDNLVNWQAVAARL, from the coding sequence ATGGCTTTCCAGCTTCCCGACCTCCCCTATGCCCATGATGCGCTCGCCCCTGCAGGCATGTCCGAGGAGACGCTGAAGTTTCATCACGATCTCCACCACAAGGCCTATGTCGATAATCTCAACAAGGCGATTTCAGGCACCGAGTGGGAAAACAGGAGCCTCGAAGAGATCGTCCGGGGCACCTATGAGAAGGGTGCGGTGGCGCAGTCCGGCATCTTCAACAATGCCTCCCAGCACTGGAACCACAATATCTTCTGGGAGATCATGGGCCCAAAAAATCATGCGATCCCGAAGGTGCTGGAAGATGCGCTGACGCAGTCCTTCGGCTCGGTCGCGCTGTTCAAGCAGAATTTCGCCCTAGCCGGTGCGTCGCAATTCGGTTCGGGCTGGGCGTGGCTGGTGGTGGATACCGATGGCACACTGAAGATCACCCGCACGGAAAACGGCGTCAATCCGCTGTGCTTCGGGCAGAAGGCGCTTCTAGGCTGCGATGTATGGGAACACAGCTACTACATCGATTTCCGCAACAAGCGCCCGGCTTATCTCGAAAATTTCCTCGACAATCTGGTGAACTGGCAGGCGGTCGCCGCCCGCCTCTGA
- a CDS encoding ferredoxin family protein, translated as MPYVVTENCIACKYMDCVEVCPVECFYEGENMLVIHPDQCIDCGICEGECPAAAIRPDTEAGLHVWLDLNRHYSGIWPRVYQKGNPPDNADIMNGAAAKMSIFSKNPGAGG; from the coding sequence ATGCCCTATGTCGTCACCGAAAACTGCATCGCCTGCAAATATATGGACTGCGTGGAAGTCTGTCCGGTGGAATGTTTCTACGAGGGCGAGAACATGCTCGTTATCCATCCCGATCAATGTATCGACTGCGGGATCTGCGAGGGCGAATGTCCCGCCGCGGCCATCCGGCCGGATACCGAAGCGGGGCTGCATGTCTGGCTAGACCTCAACCGCCATTATTCCGGCATCTGGCCAAGGGTGTACCAGAAAGGGAACCCGCCTGATAACGCCGATATCATGAACGGCGCTGCGGCCAAGATGTCCATTTTCTCAAAAAATCCAGGAGCGGGCGGTTAG
- a CDS encoding flavin reductase, protein MSHNFRLIDGGVVNHAHIPLKAATSPTISPREFKDSMAGLAFTVAVATASHAGERIGRTITSFMPLSAEPPLLMISIDASSRMVDLIAASRRFSLAALSRGQEEIADVFAGKGNQPDRFSVGNWDVWPSGSPRLSGALLSMDCNLVGSIDAADHILFVGAIIEARFDPLRKALLWSERNYKRAEVTK, encoded by the coding sequence ATGTCTCATAATTTCAGGCTGATCGATGGCGGTGTGGTCAATCACGCGCATATTCCACTGAAGGCCGCCACCTCTCCAACGATCTCGCCGCGTGAATTCAAGGATTCAATGGCCGGGCTTGCCTTTACGGTTGCCGTGGCCACGGCCTCACACGCCGGGGAGCGGATCGGGCGGACGATCACATCCTTCATGCCCCTCAGCGCCGAGCCGCCGCTTCTGATGATCTCCATCGACGCCAGCAGCCGCATGGTCGATCTCATCGCTGCAAGCAGACGGTTTTCCCTCGCAGCGCTATCCAGAGGACAGGAGGAGATCGCCGACGTGTTTGCCGGAAAAGGAAACCAGCCGGACCGGTTTTCCGTCGGCAACTGGGATGTCTGGCCTTCGGGAAGCCCAAGGCTTTCCGGGGCCCTGCTCTCCATGGATTGCAACCTTGTCGGTTCCATCGATGCCGCCGATCACATCCTCTTCGTCGGCGCGATCATCGAAGCGAGGTTCGATCCGTTGCGCAAAGCCTTGCTCTGGAGTGAACGCAACTATAAAAGGGCGGAGGTAACAAAATAG
- a CDS encoding iron ABC transporter permease, translated as MTDITATATAGGFRLRLPGFWTCVTVFAVILLAIFLILPIFSVFFISFFDAKTGAFGFSNYAEVFTRRFYTVALWNTLLIGVLGMLGACLLGIPLAFCTSRYRIKGRTFIATFAVLVLCAPPFIGAYAWIMLFGANGAVTNLLSFAGISLPTIYGIPGIVMVFSLKFFPYIFLMTENALNTINKSYEDAAENLGCTAFQRFRKITLPLVFPAVSTGAIICFVLSIADFGTPAILGKGIRTLSTIAYAQYTSEMAGTPTMAVTISMVMIAISMAALLLQRHILAKRRYASSLTNRPVKQSMRPLKSFIVHGFCYFVVLIAMLPSLTVIYTSFLATSGPVFTGGFGLDSYARILRDSPQAIANSFTFALAAVVLIAIVSGLLSFIVVRRDNAVSGSLDLLLMVPYLIPGVVMAIGYVTTFRYPPFDITGTALIIILLVFIRRLPYGVRSTTSILRQIKPSIEEAAVNLGASPAKTFVSVTVPLMLPGLIIGSLMSFITAINELSSTLILYTARTITMPVLIYIQVIDGEFGTAAALSTLLLVSTGICVFVVFRLSEDKEASFV; from the coding sequence ATGACGGATATCACCGCGACTGCGACCGCCGGCGGCTTCCGCCTGAGACTGCCGGGCTTCTGGACATGCGTGACGGTGTTTGCCGTCATCCTGCTGGCGATCTTTCTGATCCTGCCGATTTTCAGCGTGTTCTTTATCAGTTTCTTCGATGCCAAAACAGGCGCATTCGGTTTCAGCAACTATGCGGAAGTGTTCACACGGCGTTTTTATACGGTCGCACTCTGGAATACGCTTCTCATCGGGGTGCTGGGCATGCTGGGCGCCTGCCTTCTCGGTATTCCGCTTGCCTTTTGTACCTCCCGCTATCGCATCAAGGGGCGCACTTTCATCGCCACATTTGCGGTGCTGGTGCTCTGTGCGCCGCCATTCATCGGTGCCTATGCCTGGATCATGCTGTTCGGTGCCAATGGTGCTGTCACGAATCTCCTGTCCTTCGCCGGCATTTCCCTGCCGACGATCTACGGAATCCCGGGTATCGTGATGGTCTTCAGCCTGAAGTTCTTTCCCTACATCTTCCTGATGACGGAAAATGCGCTGAACACCATCAACAAGTCCTATGAGGACGCGGCGGAAAACCTCGGCTGCACGGCGTTCCAGCGGTTCCGCAAGATCACCCTGCCGCTGGTCTTTCCGGCAGTCAGCACGGGCGCGATCATCTGCTTCGTGCTGTCCATCGCCGACTTTGGAACGCCGGCAATCCTCGGCAAGGGCATCAGAACGCTTTCGACCATCGCCTATGCGCAATACACCTCCGAAATGGCTGGTACGCCGACCATGGCGGTGACGATTTCCATGGTGATGATTGCGATCTCCATGGCGGCACTTCTGTTGCAGCGGCATATTCTTGCCAAGCGCCGCTACGCCAGTTCGCTGACGAACCGGCCGGTCAAGCAGTCCATGCGACCGCTGAAATCGTTCATCGTGCACGGCTTCTGTTATTTTGTCGTGCTCATCGCCATGCTGCCGTCGCTCACGGTCATCTATACGTCGTTCCTTGCAACCAGCGGTCCCGTCTTTACCGGCGGTTTCGGATTGGACAGCTACGCCCGCATCCTTCGCGATTCACCGCAGGCGATTGCCAACAGTTTCACGTTTGCACTGGCCGCCGTCGTGCTTATCGCCATCGTTTCCGGCCTGCTGTCCTTCATCGTGGTTCGACGCGACAATGCGGTCTCCGGTTCGCTCGATCTTCTGCTGATGGTGCCTTACCTCATCCCCGGCGTCGTCATGGCGATCGGCTACGTGACGACGTTCCGTTATCCGCCCTTTGATATCACCGGGACGGCGCTGATCATCATCCTTCTGGTGTTTATCCGCCGGCTGCCCTATGGCGTTCGCTCGACGACATCAATCCTCAGGCAGATCAAGCCGTCCATCGAGGAAGCCGCGGTCAATCTTGGGGCTTCTCCGGCAAAGACCTTCGTATCGGTGACGGTGCCTCTGATGCTGCCTGGCCTCATCATCGGTTCGCTGATGAGCTTCATCACTGCCATCAATGAACTCTCCTCGACGTTGATCCTCTACACCGCCCGCACGATCACTATGCCGGTGCTGATCTATATCCAGGTGATCGACGGAGAATTCGGCACGGCGGCTGCGTTGTCCACCCTGCTTCTGGTCAGTACCGGGATTTGCGTCTTCGTCGTCTTCCGTTTGTCGGAAGACAAGGAAGCATCCTTCGTCTGA
- a CDS encoding ABC transporter ATP-binding protein, with product MAAVEITSIKKSYRDVVALSDINISIPSGSFFTLLGPSGCGKTTLLRTIAGFHQQDSGSISIERQAIEHVPAHKRDVGMVFQDYAVFPHISVFDNIAFGLKQRRASSAEIRERVGKILDVVQLAPYAKRMPHELSGGQQQRVGLARALVINPKVLLMDEPLSNLDAKLRVDLRRELREIQQAMNITTVYVTHDQEEALAMSDLVCVMYGGVIQQAAAPWEVYNNPANRFVASFVGANNFLTLDRSGGQTSISGHKVALPQADAVSPERKIVAAIRPEAIAVGPCAIDGDERIELPVTIRQVSFTGREMNVAAVLSSGEEIEAITKPSPEIIGLQPNQKTTFSWRTADAQLFGEGTTGERLS from the coding sequence ATGGCCGCCGTAGAAATTACCAGCATCAAAAAAAGTTACCGGGATGTCGTTGCTCTCTCCGACATCAATATCTCCATTCCATCAGGATCGTTTTTTACGCTTCTCGGACCGAGCGGTTGTGGCAAGACCACGCTTCTGCGCACGATTGCCGGTTTTCATCAGCAGGATAGCGGCAGCATCAGCATCGAAAGACAGGCGATCGAACATGTTCCGGCCCATAAGCGTGATGTCGGCATGGTCTTTCAGGATTACGCGGTCTTTCCGCATATTTCGGTGTTCGACAACATCGCCTTCGGCCTGAAGCAGCGCAGGGCATCTTCAGCCGAGATCCGCGAGCGGGTAGGCAAGATTCTCGATGTCGTGCAGCTCGCCCCCTATGCCAAGCGTATGCCGCATGAATTGTCCGGCGGTCAGCAGCAGCGCGTCGGTCTGGCGCGTGCGCTCGTCATCAACCCGAAAGTGCTGTTGATGGACGAACCCCTATCCAACCTTGACGCCAAACTTCGCGTGGATTTGCGGCGAGAACTCCGCGAGATCCAGCAGGCGATGAACATTACCACCGTTTATGTCACCCATGATCAGGAAGAGGCGCTTGCCATGTCCGATCTGGTTTGCGTCATGTATGGCGGCGTCATTCAACAGGCCGCGGCGCCCTGGGAAGTCTATAACAATCCCGCCAACCGCTTTGTCGCGTCTTTCGTGGGAGCAAATAACTTTCTGACGCTTGACCGTTCTGGGGGGCAGACTTCCATTTCCGGCCATAAGGTCGCGTTGCCGCAGGCGGACGCAGTTTCGCCGGAACGGAAGATCGTCGCCGCCATCCGCCCGGAGGCGATTGCCGTCGGTCCTTGCGCGATTGATGGCGATGAACGCATCGAACTGCCCGTGACCATAAGGCAGGTCAGCTTTACCGGCCGCGAAATGAACGTTGCCGCCGTGCTTTCGTCGGGCGAGGAGATCGAGGCGATCACCAAGCCATCGCCGGAGATCATCGGGCTGCAGCCCAACCAGAAAACCACATTTTCCTGGCGCACGGCCGATGCGCAGCTGTTCGGCGAGGGCACAACCGGGGAGCGCCTGTCATGA